A part of Lathamus discolor isolate bLatDis1 chromosome 17, bLatDis1.hap1, whole genome shotgun sequence genomic DNA contains:
- the CLMP gene encoding CXADR-like membrane protein, whose protein sequence is MSALPILVLASCSVWLSKAQTEFKRVAEENVTLPCHHRLGLLEQSSLDIEWLLHISETVQKAVITYSGGRVYDDLNEEQKGRVSFTSNFLAGDASLQIISLQSSDAGKYICKVKNAGQYEWARITLKVVEKPSKPKCWLEGELLEGKELSLQCRSASGTAPISYRWQRINEEDRAEHLPPTSRVNISNPGQVLLKNLTQMSTGLYQCIATNEAGQETCVVQVTVQHAQNIGMIAGAVCGVVVGLSLLLLLVRLTIRRKEKKRYEEEEAPNEIREDAEAPKAHLVKPSSSSSGSRSSRSGSSSTRSTANSASRSQRTLSTEATPHLTPPQYSQREAEGKETEPKKVDYTNLMKMGATLVMVPAQSRAFQTV, encoded by the exons ATGTCTGCACTTCCAATTCTCGTTTTAG CTTCCTGCTCTGTTTGGCTGTCCAAGGCACAGACTGAATTCAAGAGAGTGGCTGAAGAGAACGTGACTTTGCCCTGTCACCACCGCCTGGGGCTCCTGGAGCAAAGCAGCCTGGATATTGAGTGGCTGCTGCACATCTCCGAAACAGTACAGAAAGCG GTGATCACTTACTCTGGGGGCCGTGTTTATGATGACCTGAATGAGGAACAGAAAGGGCGCGTTTCCTTCACATCCAACTTCCTCGCTGGAGATGCATCCTTACAAATCATATCCCTGCAGTCCAGCGATGCGGGGAAGTACATTTGTAAGGTTAAGAATGCTGGGCAGTACGAATGGGCTCGCATCACCCTGAAGGTTGTAG AAAAGCCTTCCAAGCCCAAGTGCTGGCTAGAAGGGGAGCTGTTGGAAGGCAAGGAACTGTCCTTGCAGTGCCGTTCTGCCTCTGGCACTGCACCCATCTCCTACCGATGGCAGCGCATAAATGAGGAAGACAGAGCTGAGCATCTCCCGCCTACATCGAGAGTCA acaTTTCTAATCCTGGGCAAGTCCTATTGAAGAATCTCACACAGATGAGCACAGGGTTATACCAATGCATTGCCACCAATGAGGCTGGACAAGAAACCTGTGTTGTTCAGGTGACAGTGCAGC ATGCACAAAACATTGGCATGATCGCAGGAGCAGTTTGTGGTGTGGTGGTGGgactttccctcctcctcctcctggtgAGGCTGACGataaggaggaaagaaaagaagagatatgaggaagaggaggcaccAAATGAGATCAG AGAAGATGCAGAGGCACCCAAGGCCCATCTGGTCAAGCCCAGTTCCTCTTCCTCTGGTTCCAGGAGCTCGCGCTCAGGCTCCTCCTCAACCAGGTCGACAGCCAACAGTGCCTCCCGCAGCCAACGGACTTTGTCGACGGAAGCTACTCCCCATCTAACTCCTCCCCAGTACAGCCAGAGGGAGGCGGAAGGGAAAGAAACTGAGCCCAAGAAAGTCGATTACACCAACCTGATGAAGATGGGAGCCACGCTGGTCATGGTGCCAGCCCAAAGCCGAGCGTTCCAGACAGTGTGA